The Chrysemys picta bellii isolate R12L10 unplaced genomic scaffold, ASM1138683v2 scaf4201, whole genome shotgun sequence genomic interval GACACTgatggcctttgcagtggagagCAAAGCAATTACATTCACTGGGTGCGCTCTGCAGTTCTACTTCTTCTGCATTGCTGTGTCCTGTGAGTGCTGCCTGTTGGGGGTGATGGCGTATGATCGcttcacagccatctgcagccCATTGCTGTACACCGTCATCATGTCCAAGCGGTTCTgcgtgctgctggtgctgggctCGTACCTAGCCAGCTGTGTAAATGCAACAGTTCAGACTATATTTATATTCCGTTTGTCCTTCTGTGGATCaaacatcatcaatcatttcttctgtgatgtgcccCCCATCCTGAAACTGGCCTGCTATGGCACCCACATCACAGACATTGTTCACTTCACCTTTTCTATTGTAATTATAACATCTACTCTCCTGACCATTGTCACCTCCTATGTGTACATTGTGATTGCTATTCTAAGGATCAACTCCACGgagggcaggcgcaaagccttctccacctgcacctcccacctgacGACCGTCGCCATCTTCTACGGAACGGTCACTTTTATG includes:
- the LOC135980547 gene encoding olfactory receptor 5AR1-like, which translates into the protein MLKGNHTTVTEFILLGFTDNQPLRVMLFVVFLLIYLLILVGNLRMVTLIKIESRLHTPMYFFLSNLALLDVGYSTVIAPQTLMAFAVESKAITFTGCALQFYFFCIAVSCECCLLGVMAYDRFTAICSPLLYTVIMSKRFCVLLVLGSYLASCVNATVQTIFIFRLSFCGSNIINHFFCDVPPILKLACYGTHITDIVHFTFSIVIITSTLLTIVTSYVYIVIAILRINSTEGRRKAFSTCTSHLTTVAIFYGTVTFMYLRPSSKYSMDQDKIISVFYSLLIPMLKGGRDSLVV